Proteins encoded together in one Streptomyces sp. B1I3 window:
- a CDS encoding sensor histidine kinase, with protein sequence MAVRPPLTTHLSVMAKGRTYTRGLHLLIGAAVGPVCVLIYPGFSPSLPRTLIASALVPLPVLLLLGMLPGVRRAEGIQARQLLAPTDENEISLAGGKGFAARWRTSVWLVARVWWGLLVVSVLAQLLSVTGTVATVPAAEQTRRVLGLDIPGGREHIWYLVFVPPLLLLLGAVLVGAGKLQLAFAKRLLGPSAAERLADAERRADDLLARNRLAGELHDSIGHALTATVLQASAARELIDVNKDFAVRALTAIEEVGRRALEDLERTLGYLKEQEEGGTAHTAAPTLADIGPLLEASRAAGVIVTCRAAASFEGVPGVVTREAYRILQESLTNAMKHAPGSAVDVVLEIREEQLELSVANTLVETAGQTSGTGKGLRSLRERAALLGGNAAAGAESGRWIVSASLPLRLGS encoded by the coding sequence ATGGCTGTCAGGCCACCGTTGACCACGCATCTCTCCGTCATGGCCAAGGGGCGTACCTACACCCGAGGCCTGCATCTGCTCATCGGCGCGGCCGTGGGACCGGTGTGCGTGCTGATCTATCCCGGCTTCTCGCCGTCCCTCCCACGGACCCTCATCGCCTCGGCGCTCGTCCCCCTGCCCGTCCTGCTGCTCCTCGGGATGCTGCCGGGTGTGCGGCGCGCGGAGGGGATCCAGGCCCGGCAACTGCTCGCGCCGACGGACGAGAACGAGATCAGCCTGGCTGGGGGGAAGGGTTTCGCCGCACGCTGGCGCACCAGTGTGTGGCTCGTCGCTCGGGTGTGGTGGGGGCTCCTCGTCGTGAGCGTTCTCGCCCAGCTGCTGTCGGTGACCGGGACCGTGGCGACCGTACCCGCGGCCGAGCAGACCCGCCGGGTCCTGGGACTCGACATTCCGGGGGGCCGCGAGCACATCTGGTACCTGGTGTTCGTCCCACCCCTGCTGCTGCTCCTCGGTGCCGTCCTCGTCGGCGCCGGGAAGCTGCAACTCGCGTTCGCCAAGAGGTTGCTGGGGCCGTCCGCCGCGGAACGGCTCGCGGATGCGGAGCGCCGGGCGGACGACCTGCTGGCCCGCAACCGGCTCGCCGGCGAACTGCACGACTCCATCGGCCACGCCCTCACGGCGACCGTCCTCCAGGCCAGCGCCGCTCGCGAACTGATCGATGTGAACAAGGACTTCGCGGTCCGCGCGCTGACCGCCATCGAGGAGGTCGGCCGGCGCGCCCTGGAGGACCTGGAGCGCACGCTGGGCTATCTGAAGGAGCAGGAGGAGGGCGGCACCGCCCATACGGCGGCTCCTACGCTGGCGGACATCGGCCCACTGCTGGAGGCGAGCCGCGCGGCGGGGGTGATCGTCACGTGCCGCGCGGCCGCGAGCTTCGAGGGGGTGCCGGGCGTGGTCACCCGCGAGGCGTACCGCATCCTTCAGGAGTCGCTGACCAACGCCATGAAGCACGCCCCCGGGTCGGCCGTGGACGTCGTTCTGGAGATAAGGGAGGAACAGTTGGAGCTTTCCGTGGCGAATACGCTGGTGGAGACAGCCGGGCAGACGTCAGGTACGGGGAAGGGCCTGCGCAGCCTGCGGGAGAGAGCCGCACTCCTGGGCGGCAATGCCGCTGCCGGAGCCGAGTCGGGGCGCTGGATCGTCAGCGCCTCCCTGCCCCTACGATTGGGATCCTGA
- a CDS encoding arginase family protein — translation MRNIVVLDAPSNLGLRPPAPGTVPGCCKLAGALREQRIVQRLGAFEGGVVVPPRYDRGDWQEGDGVFNAAALARYTRTLADRIEGHVKAGAFPLVLGGDCSIQLGATLALRRIGRYGLAAIDGSADFRHPGNSTRIGAAAGEELALATGRGQADLADLEGLGPYLRDEDIRLLGMRDGDEDRAELTALKITHATVGEIRERGADDIARAVVRTLEVQALDGFWVHLDADALDPGVMPAVDSPDDGGLLPEELEPLLRTLVRSPHCAGLNVTIYDPDLDPDGSAGALLADLVVAALTGPEPEKSPR, via the coding sequence ATGCGGAATATCGTGGTCCTCGACGCCCCGTCCAACCTGGGGCTGAGGCCCCCGGCCCCCGGCACCGTGCCCGGTTGCTGCAAACTGGCCGGTGCGCTGCGCGAGCAGCGGATCGTGCAGCGCCTCGGGGCGTTCGAGGGCGGTGTCGTCGTCCCTCCGCGCTATGACCGCGGTGACTGGCAGGAGGGCGACGGGGTCTTCAACGCCGCCGCGCTCGCCCGTTACACCCGCACTCTCGCCGACCGTATCGAGGGCCACGTCAAGGCCGGCGCATTCCCGCTCGTCCTCGGGGGCGACTGCTCCATCCAGCTCGGCGCCACCCTCGCCCTGCGCCGCATCGGACGCTACGGGCTCGCCGCGATCGACGGCTCGGCGGACTTCCGGCACCCCGGCAACAGCACCCGGATCGGCGCCGCCGCCGGTGAGGAGCTCGCCCTCGCCACCGGGCGCGGCCAGGCGGACCTCGCCGACCTGGAAGGGCTCGGGCCCTACCTCAGGGACGAGGACATCCGGCTCCTCGGTATGCGCGACGGGGACGAGGACCGTGCCGAGCTGACCGCGCTGAAGATCACGCATGCGACGGTCGGGGAGATCAGGGAGCGGGGCGCCGACGACATCGCCCGCGCCGTGGTCCGGACGCTGGAGGTCCAGGCCCTGGACGGCTTCTGGGTGCACCTCGACGCCGATGCGCTCGACCCGGGCGTCATGCCCGCCGTCGACAGCCCCGACGACGGCGGGCTGCTCCCGGAGGAACTCGAACCGCTGCTGCGCACCCTGGTCCGCTCGCCGCACTGCGCGGGGCTCAACGTCACGATCTACGACCCCGACCTGGACCCCGACGGCAGTGCCGGCGCCCTGCTCGCCGACCTGGTCGTCGCCGCCCTCACCGGACCGGAGCCGGAGAAGTCGCCCCGGTGA
- a CDS encoding ABC transporter ATP-binding protein yields the protein MKSDKESTNNTGAGPAIDVTGLVKTYGDKTVVNGLTFQVQAGVVTGFLGPNGAGKSTTMRMMLGLDRPTEGRVLISGRAYEDLGEPLRHVGALLDAGAVHPGRTARDHLLCIARANRIPDSRVEEVLEQVGMTATAKRRIGGFSLGMRQRLGIAAALLGDPQVLILDEPVNGLDPEGIRWLRHFLKDLTAQGRAVFISSHLMTEMALLADRLIIIGKGSLLADVSMAKFAEEYGRSRVRVRSTEPVRLQAALVRKGLRVESVADHSLEVYAVGADEVGRIAAHEGTPVLELSQVEDSLEDAFMRMTADSVEYAARPLGEVA from the coding sequence ATGAAGAGCGACAAGGAATCCACGAACAATACGGGAGCCGGACCCGCCATCGACGTGACAGGTCTGGTCAAGACCTACGGTGACAAGACCGTGGTGAACGGTCTGACCTTCCAGGTACAGGCCGGAGTGGTCACCGGTTTCCTCGGCCCCAACGGTGCCGGGAAGTCGACGACCATGCGGATGATGCTCGGTCTCGACCGACCGACCGAAGGCCGGGTGCTCATCTCGGGCCGGGCCTACGAAGACCTGGGCGAACCGCTGCGGCACGTCGGTGCCCTGCTGGACGCGGGAGCCGTCCACCCCGGCCGGACCGCTCGCGATCACCTGCTCTGCATCGCCCGCGCCAACCGCATCCCCGACTCCCGGGTCGAGGAGGTGCTGGAGCAGGTCGGCATGACGGCCACGGCCAAGCGGCGCATCGGTGGTTTCTCCCTGGGCATGCGCCAGCGTCTGGGCATCGCCGCAGCGCTGCTCGGCGACCCGCAGGTGCTGATTCTGGACGAGCCGGTGAACGGCCTCGACCCCGAGGGCATCCGCTGGCTGCGGCACTTCCTGAAGGACCTGACGGCGCAGGGCCGGGCGGTGTTCATCTCCAGCCACCTGATGACCGAGATGGCGCTGCTCGCCGACCGCCTGATCATCATCGGCAAGGGCAGCCTGCTGGCCGACGTCTCCATGGCCAAGTTCGCCGAGGAGTACGGACGCAGCCGGGTACGGGTGAGGTCCACCGAGCCGGTGCGGCTGCAGGCGGCCCTGGTACGCAAGGGCCTGCGCGTGGAGTCCGTCGCCGACCACAGCCTGGAGGTGTACGCGGTCGGAGCCGACGAGGTCGGCCGGATCGCCGCTCACGAAGGAACCCCCGTCCTGGAGTTGTCGCAGGTCGAGGACTCATTGGAAGACGCTTTCATGCGCATGACCGCCGACTCGGTGGAATACGCGGCACGACCCCTGGGAGAGGTGGCCTGA
- a CDS encoding bifunctional phosphatase PAP2/diacylglycerol kinase family protein, with amino-acid sequence MPTPSSPPSPRRWRGWLHERDLAAFRSVAERHWPGAEPVLPRLSRSANHGLLWFGAAAGMAALGTSARSRRAALRGVASLAVASAAINTVGKGAVRRERPILDMVPVIRQLKRQPFTTSFPSGHAASAAAFATGVALESKGWGAVVAPVAAAVAASRVYTGVHYPSDVLAGAVLGVGAAFALRGVVPTRGQLPAPGRPPGEAPALPAGQGLAVVVNRESGSAPAAAALIRDVLPLAEVTVCAPAELPECLEQAAGRSEALGVCGGDGTVNMAAAVAATHGLPLAVFPGGTLNHFAYDLGIETVHDTAAALASGDAVRADLGRFRPGPQGPDGAPGYFLNAFSLGVYPELVRTREHWAPRIGGWPAGVLAAAEALRGARPLTAELQGRKRPLWLLFVGNGLFRRVGPAPGRRHNLADGLLDVRVVHGGRTPGLRLLAAAVAGPLTRSPVHAAVRRRRVRISGLAPGTPYAYDGEVAHSHGELLVDKLPEALTVYCPMHF; translated from the coding sequence ATGCCCACACCGAGCAGTCCTCCCTCGCCGCGCCGCTGGCGCGGCTGGCTCCACGAGCGCGATCTGGCCGCCTTCCGGAGCGTGGCCGAGAGACATTGGCCCGGCGCCGAACCCGTCCTGCCCCGGCTGAGCCGCAGCGCCAATCACGGGCTGCTGTGGTTCGGGGCCGCCGCGGGCATGGCGGCGCTGGGCACCAGCGCGCGGTCCCGCCGGGCGGCGCTGCGCGGGGTCGCCTCGCTGGCCGTCGCCTCCGCCGCGATCAACACGGTGGGCAAGGGGGCGGTACGCAGGGAGCGCCCGATCCTGGACATGGTTCCGGTGATACGGCAGCTGAAGCGGCAGCCGTTCACCACGTCCTTCCCGTCGGGGCACGCCGCGTCGGCGGCCGCGTTCGCGACGGGTGTCGCCCTCGAGTCGAAGGGCTGGGGTGCGGTCGTGGCGCCGGTGGCGGCGGCCGTGGCCGCGTCCCGCGTCTACACCGGCGTCCACTATCCGAGCGACGTACTGGCCGGCGCGGTGCTGGGCGTGGGGGCGGCGTTCGCGCTGCGGGGCGTCGTACCGACCCGTGGACAGCTGCCGGCCCCGGGCCGGCCGCCCGGTGAGGCCCCGGCCCTGCCCGCCGGGCAGGGCCTGGCGGTGGTCGTCAACCGGGAGTCGGGCTCGGCGCCCGCGGCGGCGGCCCTCATCCGGGACGTGCTGCCCCTGGCCGAGGTGACGGTGTGCGCCCCGGCCGAACTGCCGGAGTGCCTGGAGCAGGCGGCGGGCCGGAGCGAGGCGCTCGGTGTCTGCGGGGGTGACGGCACCGTCAACATGGCGGCGGCCGTGGCGGCGACGCACGGCCTGCCGCTCGCCGTCTTCCCCGGCGGGACCCTCAACCACTTCGCGTACGACCTCGGCATCGAGACGGTGCACGACACCGCGGCGGCACTCGCCTCGGGGGACGCGGTCCGGGCCGACCTGGGCCGCTTCCGGCCGGGACCGCAGGGGCCGGACGGGGCGCCCGGTTACTTCCTCAACGCCTTCAGCCTCGGGGTGTACCCGGAGCTGGTACGAACCCGGGAGCACTGGGCACCCAGGATCGGCGGCTGGCCCGCAGGGGTCCTGGCCGCAGCCGAGGCCCTGCGCGGCGCCCGCCCCCTGACCGCCGAACTCCAAGGCAGGAAAAGGCCGTTGTGGCTGCTCTTCGTGGGCAACGGGCTGTTCCGGCGCGTCGGCCCGGCCCCCGGCCGCCGGCACAACCTGGCGGACGGACTGCTGGACGTACGGGTGGTGCACGGCGGCCGGACGCCGGGACTGCGCCTCCTGGCGGCAGCCGTCGCCGGGCCGCTGACCCGTTCACCGGTGCACGCCGCGGTACGGCGGCGCAGGGTGCGGATCTCCGGCCTCGCACCGGGCACCCCCTACGCGTACGACGGTGAAGTGGCGCACTCGCACGGCGAGTTGCTGGTCGACAAACTGCCGGAGGCGCTCACGGTCTACTGCCCCATGCACTTCTGA
- a CDS encoding methyltransferase domain-containing protein: protein MPEETAVYTHGHHESVLRSHQWRTAANSAAYLVAELRPGQAVLDVGCGPGTITADIAGLVAPGRVTAVDTGRGILDKAASVAAGRGLDNVEFATGDVHALDFPDDSFDVVHAHQVLQHVGDPVQALREMRRVCRPGGIVAARDSDYAAMTWYPATAGMTRWQELYGRVARANGGEPDAGRRLLSWARRAGFTDITPTAAAWCFATPEDRAWWSGLWADRTTASAYAKLAVDGGHASPGQLTEIADAWRAWGEEADGWFMVPHGEVLCRA, encoded by the coding sequence ATGCCTGAGGAAACCGCCGTCTACACCCATGGGCACCACGAATCGGTGCTGCGTTCCCACCAGTGGCGGACCGCCGCCAATTCGGCTGCCTACCTGGTCGCCGAACTCCGCCCGGGTCAGGCGGTCCTGGACGTCGGCTGCGGGCCCGGCACCATCACGGCCGACATCGCAGGACTCGTCGCACCGGGCCGGGTGACCGCCGTGGACACCGGCCGCGGCATCCTGGACAAGGCGGCCTCGGTGGCGGCCGGACGCGGCCTGGACAACGTCGAGTTCGCCACCGGAGACGTCCACGCACTGGACTTCCCCGACGACTCCTTCGACGTGGTGCACGCCCATCAGGTGCTGCAGCACGTGGGCGACCCCGTGCAGGCGCTGCGCGAGATGCGGCGGGTATGCCGGCCCGGCGGCATCGTGGCCGCGCGCGACAGCGACTACGCGGCGATGACGTGGTACCCGGCCACGGCGGGAATGACGCGATGGCAGGAGCTGTACGGCCGGGTGGCCCGCGCCAACGGCGGTGAGCCCGACGCCGGGCGCCGGCTGCTGTCCTGGGCCCGCCGGGCCGGGTTCACCGACATCACCCCGACCGCCGCGGCCTGGTGTTTCGCCACCCCGGAGGACCGTGCCTGGTGGAGCGGCCTGTGGGCGGACCGTACGACGGCCTCGGCGTACGCGAAGCTGGCGGTGGACGGCGGGCATGCGAGCCCCGGGCAGCTGACGGAGATCGCGGACGCCTGGCGCGCGTGGGGCGAGGAGGCCGACGGGTGGTTCATGGTGCCGCACGGAGAGGTGCTCTGCCGGGCATGA
- a CDS encoding DUF6204 family protein, translating into MGTQHTYRVIVRGTWEGLPESDRFRLLAEVEEHGLAAMRFTEEGSLTYDAALKHFSFRYVVTSDAEDGDEMAAAIAEDRAQTTLRERGLGHGELRSTVTDLDTMKINYKGRRGPGAV; encoded by the coding sequence ATGGGCACGCAGCACACGTACCGGGTGATCGTGCGGGGAACCTGGGAGGGGCTGCCGGAGAGCGACCGCTTCCGGTTGCTGGCGGAGGTGGAGGAGCACGGCCTCGCGGCCATGCGCTTCACCGAGGAGGGTTCGCTCACCTACGACGCCGCGCTGAAGCACTTCAGTTTCCGGTACGTGGTGACCTCGGACGCCGAGGACGGCGACGAGATGGCGGCGGCGATCGCCGAGGACCGCGCGCAGACGACGCTGCGGGAACGGGGCCTCGGTCACGGCGAGCTGCGCTCCACCGTCACGGACCTGGACACGATGAAGATCAACTACAAGGGGCGGCGGGGGCCGGGCGCGGTGTGA
- a CDS encoding response regulator transcription factor, producing MTISVLLVDDEELVRTGMSAILGNSDGITVVGEASDGSEVVAKVLELRPDVVIMDVRMPRVDGITATRELMATVPDPPRVLMITTFERDDYVYEALREGASGFLLKRSRPAEIVQAVHTVATGDSVLFPTAIRGLVSGRLKRASKSALGHVQFTEREAEVLRLMGQGMSNAEIAAELCLGVQTVKTHVSSTLAKLGARDRTQAVVIAYESGFLEVR from the coding sequence ATGACCATCTCTGTCCTGCTCGTCGACGACGAAGAACTCGTGCGGACCGGAATGTCCGCCATCCTCGGCAACAGCGACGGGATCACCGTCGTCGGCGAGGCGTCCGACGGTTCCGAGGTCGTCGCCAAGGTGCTGGAACTGCGGCCGGACGTGGTGATCATGGATGTCCGGATGCCCCGGGTCGACGGCATCACCGCCACCCGCGAACTGATGGCGACCGTCCCGGATCCGCCGCGCGTCCTGATGATCACCACCTTCGAGCGCGACGACTACGTCTACGAAGCGCTGCGGGAGGGGGCTTCGGGATTTCTGCTCAAGCGCTCCCGGCCGGCCGAGATCGTCCAGGCGGTGCACACCGTGGCCACGGGGGACTCGGTGCTCTTTCCCACCGCCATCCGCGGCCTGGTCTCGGGGAGGCTCAAGAGGGCCTCCAAGAGCGCGCTGGGCCACGTGCAGTTCACTGAACGAGAGGCCGAGGTGCTGCGCCTGATGGGGCAGGGGATGTCGAACGCGGAGATCGCGGCGGAGCTGTGTCTGGGGGTGCAGACGGTCAAGACCCACGTCAGCAGCACCCTCGCCAAACTGGGTGCCCGGGACCGCACCCAGGCCGTGGTGATCGCGTACGAGTCGGGCTTCCTGGAGGTCCGGTGA
- a CDS encoding IclR family transcriptional regulator, whose protein sequence is MGRLVPAVTRALDVLELFLQGEGTLSAPEVTRKLQLPRTTVHELLTTLAARSYLVTVPGQPGRYRLGVRTYQLGSRYAEQLDLAAEGQQVAREVAETCGETVHVAILEDTEVIYIAKVDSTHAVRMVSAAGRKLPAHCTSVGKLLLAALPEAELDARLDGRELVAMTDNSLTDAAELRAALAVVRKRGIAVEHRESNPDVSCVAAPVRDRSGRVVAALSISVPMIRWSEEREAELAQLASGGADALSGRLGHHRGQA, encoded by the coding sequence ATGGGACGACTCGTCCCTGCGGTGACCAGGGCGCTGGATGTACTCGAGCTGTTCCTCCAGGGCGAGGGAACCCTCTCCGCTCCCGAGGTGACGCGCAAGCTCCAACTGCCACGAACCACCGTGCACGAACTGCTCACCACCCTCGCGGCCCGGTCCTACCTGGTCACGGTCCCCGGACAGCCGGGCCGCTACCGCCTCGGCGTGCGCACGTACCAGCTCGGCAGCCGGTACGCCGAACAGCTCGACCTGGCGGCGGAGGGCCAGCAGGTGGCCCGCGAGGTCGCCGAGACCTGTGGTGAGACGGTCCATGTGGCGATCCTGGAGGACACCGAGGTCATCTACATCGCCAAGGTGGACTCCACCCACGCGGTCCGCATGGTCTCGGCCGCCGGCCGCAAGCTGCCCGCCCACTGCACATCCGTCGGCAAGCTGCTGCTGGCCGCGCTCCCGGAGGCGGAGCTCGACGCACGCCTCGACGGACGCGAACTCGTCGCCATGACCGACAACAGCCTCACCGACGCCGCGGAGCTGCGGGCCGCGCTCGCCGTGGTGCGCAAGCGGGGCATAGCGGTCGAGCACCGTGAGTCCAATCCGGACGTGAGCTGTGTGGCCGCGCCGGTCCGGGACCGTTCCGGCCGTGTCGTCGCCGCGCTCTCTATCTCCGTACCGATGATCCGCTGGAGCGAGGAGCGCGAGGCGGAGCTCGCCCAGCTCGCCTCGGGCGGCGCCGACGCGCTGTCCGGCAGGCTCGGACACCACCGGGGGCAGGCGTGA
- a CDS encoding ABC transporter permease translates to MSVNAVLYSEWTKIRSVRSVAWALPLSAVLLIGIGAGVCGSVGAAESDAESFDPVQLGFYGLFFAHVVVIAFAVLVVGNEYNTGAIRTSLATVPRRGLFYGAKLTTAAALALVAGAVASAGTFFASQSLLGEHGVAFGDEGTVRAVISGALYFPLLAIMCMGITAMLRSQMLSMGLLVPVLFLVSPVLAEIPGLRELAWYLPDRAGQYALRVNLDPAAPYSPVTGLLILALWAAAGAVGGWLVLRKRDA, encoded by the coding sequence ATGTCCGTCAACGCAGTTCTCTACTCGGAGTGGACGAAGATCCGCTCGGTTCGTTCGGTCGCCTGGGCCCTGCCCCTGTCCGCCGTCCTCCTCATCGGCATCGGCGCAGGCGTGTGCGGCTCGGTCGGCGCCGCCGAGTCCGACGCCGAGAGCTTCGACCCGGTCCAGCTCGGCTTCTACGGTCTCTTCTTCGCTCATGTCGTCGTGATCGCCTTCGCGGTCCTGGTGGTGGGCAACGAGTACAACACCGGTGCCATCCGCACATCCCTGGCCACCGTGCCCCGGCGCGGTCTCTTCTACGGCGCCAAGCTGACCACCGCGGCGGCCCTGGCCCTCGTGGCAGGAGCGGTCGCCTCGGCCGGCACCTTCTTCGCCTCGCAGAGCTTGCTGGGCGAACACGGTGTCGCGTTCGGTGACGAAGGCACCGTCCGCGCGGTCATCTCCGGCGCCCTCTACTTCCCGCTCCTGGCCATCATGTGCATGGGCATCACCGCGATGCTCCGCAGCCAGATGCTCTCCATGGGCCTCCTGGTGCCGGTGCTCTTCCTCGTCTCCCCCGTCCTGGCCGAGATCCCGGGCCTGCGCGAACTGGCCTGGTACCTGCCGGACCGCGCCGGCCAGTACGCCCTGCGGGTCAACCTCGACCCGGCCGCTCCGTACAGCCCGGTGACCGGCCTGCTGATCCTGGCGCTCTGGGCGGCCGCGGGGGCGGTGGGCGGCTGGCTCGTGCTCCGCAAGCGCGACGCGTGA
- a CDS encoding cryptochrome/photolyase family protein, with protein sequence MTHWLFGDQLGPHFLPSDDAGPGDDTPLLMIEALSVFRRRRFHRAKAHLVLSAMRHRAAELGDRITYVKADTYRQGLARAVGDSAVSVHHPTSRAALRFVRSLPQVTVGPARGFLVRTTDFTAWADGQGGERLRQEDFYRWVRHGHDLLMEGDRPAGGRWNLDHDNRQSPPRKEATLPVPGPYRPREDAIDDEVRRDLDRWEKDGSVSFVGRDGPRLFPATRTEARRALERFVEQRLRTFGPYEDAMLAADPVMSHSLLSSSLNLGLLDPAECVERAETAWREGRAPLNSVEGFVRQVAGWREYVWQLYWYFGEDYRHSNVLGHTAPLPGWWNDLEADDVRARCLATVLAQVRDTGWTHHIPRLMVLGNYALQRGWDPAELTDWFHRCFVDGYDWVMLPNVVGMSQYADGGRMTTKPYSSGGAYINRMSDMCGPCVYRPTDRVGEHACPYTAGYWAFMDRHRARLEHNHRTGQAVRGLDRLNDLADVLAQERTRGEGPP encoded by the coding sequence ATGACGCACTGGCTTTTCGGCGACCAGCTCGGACCACACTTTCTGCCGTCGGACGACGCCGGCCCCGGCGATGACACGCCGCTGCTGATGATCGAGGCGCTGTCCGTGTTCCGGCGGCGCCGCTTCCACCGTGCCAAGGCCCATCTGGTCCTGTCGGCCATGCGGCACCGTGCGGCCGAGCTGGGCGACCGGATCACGTACGTCAAGGCGGACACCTACCGGCAGGGGCTCGCGCGAGCGGTCGGCGACTCCGCCGTCAGCGTGCATCACCCGACGTCCCGCGCGGCCCTGCGGTTCGTCCGCTCCCTGCCGCAGGTGACGGTGGGCCCGGCGCGCGGCTTCCTCGTCCGGACGACGGATTTCACGGCGTGGGCCGACGGGCAGGGCGGCGAGCGGCTGCGGCAGGAGGACTTCTACCGGTGGGTGCGGCACGGGCACGATCTGCTGATGGAGGGCGACCGGCCCGCCGGTGGCCGGTGGAACCTCGACCACGACAACCGGCAGTCGCCGCCCCGCAAAGAAGCCACATTGCCGGTGCCCGGCCCCTACCGTCCCCGTGAGGACGCGATCGACGACGAGGTACGGCGGGATCTGGACCGCTGGGAGAAGGACGGCAGCGTCTCCTTCGTCGGCCGGGACGGGCCCCGCCTGTTTCCGGCCACGCGCACGGAGGCCCGTCGCGCTCTGGAGCGTTTCGTCGAACAGCGGCTGCGCACCTTCGGTCCGTACGAGGACGCCATGCTCGCCGCCGACCCCGTGATGAGCCACAGCCTGCTGTCCTCCTCGCTCAACCTCGGCCTCCTCGATCCGGCGGAGTGCGTCGAGCGGGCCGAGACGGCCTGGCGGGAGGGCCGGGCTCCACTCAACAGCGTCGAGGGCTTCGTCCGTCAGGTCGCCGGCTGGCGTGAGTACGTGTGGCAGCTCTACTGGTACTTCGGCGAGGACTACCGGCACTCCAACGTCCTGGGTCACACCGCCCCCCTGCCCGGATGGTGGAACGACCTGGAGGCGGACGACGTACGGGCACGCTGCCTGGCCACGGTCCTGGCCCAGGTGCGCGACACCGGATGGACCCATCACATCCCCAGGCTGATGGTGCTGGGGAACTACGCGCTGCAGCGCGGATGGGACCCCGCGGAGCTCACGGACTGGTTCCACCGGTGCTTCGTCGACGGCTACGACTGGGTGATGCTGCCCAATGTCGTCGGCATGTCCCAGTACGCGGACGGCGGCCGGATGACCACGAAGCCGTACTCGTCCGGGGGCGCCTACATCAACCGGATGAGCGACATGTGCGGGCCCTGCGTCTACCGCCCCACCGATCGGGTCGGCGAACACGCCTGCCCCTACACGGCCGGTTACTGGGCCTTCATGGACCGGCACCGGGCCCGTCTGGAGCACAACCAC
- a CDS encoding VOC family protein has protein sequence MDILGTTLRICVDDLEASVAFYEGLTSTPAQRFERGGVSVAAIGCFLLMSGPETELEILRKVTATIAVKDVDEAHAALTRVGARIVAGPVPTPAGRNLIALHPDGSVFEYVDRNAHA, from the coding sequence ATGGACATCCTGGGAACCACGCTGCGCATCTGCGTAGACGACCTGGAGGCCTCGGTGGCCTTCTACGAGGGCCTGACCAGCACTCCGGCGCAGCGCTTCGAGCGCGGCGGGGTCTCGGTCGCCGCGATCGGCTGCTTTCTGCTGATGAGCGGCCCGGAGACGGAGCTGGAGATCTTGCGGAAGGTCACCGCGACGATCGCCGTCAAGGACGTCGACGAGGCCCATGCTGCACTGACGAGGGTGGGCGCGAGGATCGTCGCCGGTCCGGTGCCGACCCCGGCAGGCCGCAACCTGATCGCCCTGCACCCGGACGGCTCCGTGTTCGAGTACGTCGACCGGAACGCGCACGCCTGA